A single region of the Triticum dicoccoides isolate Atlit2015 ecotype Zavitan chromosome 2B, WEW_v2.0, whole genome shotgun sequence genome encodes:
- the LOC119362930 gene encoding multifunctional methyltransferase subunit TRM112 homolog A-like — MRLLTHNFLASNVKGVSTGYPLALEVAKTSIKEVELNVDFLRGILPKIDWRALFAATSAAGFPELLAAEQPPEAELFAEGAADVEGSAIRRLHHALLEIHVQEGTLVCPDSGRSFPILKGVPNMLLHEDEVRH; from the coding sequence ATGAGGCTTCTCACGCACAACTTCCTGGCGTCGAACGTGAAGGGCGTGAGCACGGGCTACCCGCTCGCGCTGGAGGTCGCCAAGACGTCCATCAAGGAGGTGGAGCTCAACGTCGACTTCCTCCGCGGGATCCTTCCCAAGATCGACTGGCGGGCGCTCTTCGCCGCCACGAGCGCCGCGGGGTTCCCGGAGCTCCTCGCCGCGGAGCAGCCGCCGGAGGCCGAGCTCTTCGCCGAGGGCGCCGCGGACGTCGAAGGCAGCGCGATCCGCcgcctccaccacgcgctcctcGAGATCCACGTCCAAGAGGGCACCCTCGTCTGCCCCGATAGCGGCCGCTCCTTCCCCATCCTGAAGGGCGTCCCCAATATGCTTCTCCATGAGGACGAGGTGCGGCACTGA
- the LOC119362931 gene encoding signal peptidase complex-like protein DTM1 → MLGRDELLRRSLVTLAAAVVVTGVATASVRKALATYIFGILAIAGVLLPDWEFFDRDFSQWLTPMPASRRTAAAAAAEREHDIWRFKPYPLRMTVLTTIYGFGLYKWWTYVSH, encoded by the exons ATGTTGGGgagggacgagctgctgcggcggagCCTCGTGACGCTGGCGGCGGCCGTCGTGGTGACCGGGGTGGCCACGGCGTCCGTGCGGAAGGCGCTGGCCACGTACATCTTCGGCATCCTGGCCATCGCCGGCGTGCTGCTCCCGGACTGGGAGTTCTTCGACCGCGACTTCTCCCAGTGGCTCACCCCCATGCCCGCCTCCCGCcgcacggccgccgccgccgccgccgaacgcgAGCACGACATTTGGAG ATTTAAACCGTATCCACTCAGGATGACCGTGCTCACGACGATCTACGGGTTTGGACTTTACAAGTGGTGGACGTACGTATCTCACTAA